A genomic window from Herbiconiux aconitum includes:
- a CDS encoding mechanosensitive ion channel domain-containing protein, with protein sequence MTEIWKEAWFPWAVGLAIGLPIVLVVLTEIYGALLRRGNPAAKPVRLLRNLVVPVFALFVLLTLASDQQFDLNWVRVVGTVLGFLLILLVLSAFNVALFANASEGSWQKRLPSIFIDLARLALILIGLAILFSWVWGADVGGLFAALGVTSIVIGLALQNAVGSVISGLLLLFEQPFKLGDFLDTPSGRGRVVEVNWRAVHIDTGNGIQIVPNASLAGASFTNLSQPAGAYVATVAVKFTTDDPPHRVSSLLRSVAATLPMLDPADKPAVSYAGNGAYTVDLPVVSPAVESEAVSLFLAWLWYAARRDDLALDGDSSDPVNTPENVRDALSFVGPLFSLDADYLDQIAPDCRIEQWGAGEQVQGLGVVPDSLRIVLDGALQLSTPFETGRLEFGIVERGESVGLTSLTRQATTYCATALRAVRILRVPRDAVDAAVRRNPALARRIGEQLDNRRRMSVDAIAVAREASGVISIGDARVD encoded by the coding sequence ATGACCGAGATCTGGAAAGAGGCCTGGTTCCCCTGGGCGGTGGGCCTCGCGATCGGCCTGCCGATCGTGCTCGTGGTGCTCACCGAGATCTACGGCGCGCTGCTGCGGCGAGGCAACCCGGCAGCCAAACCGGTGCGCCTGCTGCGCAACCTCGTGGTGCCGGTGTTCGCGTTGTTCGTGCTGCTCACCCTCGCCTCCGATCAGCAGTTCGACCTGAACTGGGTGCGGGTGGTCGGCACGGTGCTCGGGTTCCTGCTCATCCTGCTCGTGCTCTCGGCGTTCAACGTGGCTCTGTTCGCGAATGCGAGCGAGGGCAGCTGGCAGAAGCGCCTGCCGTCGATCTTCATCGACCTCGCGCGACTGGCGCTCATCCTGATCGGCCTCGCCATCCTGTTCTCCTGGGTCTGGGGAGCGGATGTCGGTGGACTGTTCGCCGCACTCGGCGTGACCTCGATCGTCATCGGCCTCGCCCTGCAGAACGCCGTGGGCTCGGTGATCTCGGGTCTGCTGCTGCTGTTCGAGCAGCCCTTCAAACTCGGCGACTTCCTCGACACGCCATCAGGCCGGGGGCGCGTGGTCGAGGTGAACTGGCGCGCGGTGCACATCGACACGGGCAACGGCATCCAGATCGTTCCGAACGCCTCCCTCGCCGGTGCGTCGTTCACGAACCTCAGCCAGCCGGCGGGTGCCTACGTGGCGACGGTCGCCGTGAAGTTCACCACCGACGATCCGCCGCACCGGGTCTCGAGCCTGCTGCGCTCGGTGGCCGCGACCCTGCCGATGCTCGACCCGGCCGACAAGCCGGCCGTGAGCTACGCCGGCAACGGCGCCTATACCGTCGACCTGCCCGTGGTGAGTCCGGCCGTGGAATCGGAGGCCGTTTCGCTCTTCCTCGCCTGGCTCTGGTACGCGGCCCGCCGCGACGACCTTGCGCTCGACGGCGACTCGAGCGACCCGGTCAACACCCCCGAGAACGTGCGTGACGCGCTCTCCTTCGTGGGGCCGCTGTTCAGTCTCGACGCCGACTACCTCGACCAGATCGCGCCGGACTGCCGCATCGAGCAGTGGGGCGCGGGCGAGCAGGTTCAGGGGCTCGGTGTCGTGCCCGACAGCCTGCGGATCGTGCTCGACGGCGCGTTGCAGCTGTCGACCCCGTTCGAGACGGGGAGGCTGGAGTTCGGCATCGTGGAACGCGGCGAATCGGTGGGGCTCACCTCGCTCACCCGGCAGGCCACCACCTACTGCGCCACTGCCCTCCGCGCGGTGCGCATCCTGCGGGTTCCCCGCGACGCGGTCGACGCCGCCGTGCGCCGCAACCCCGCGCTCGCCCGCCGCATCGGGGAACAGCTCGACAACCGGCGCCGGATGTCGGTCGACGCGATCGCGGTCGCTCGCGAGGCATCCGGAGTCATCTCGATCGGTGACGCCCGGGTGGACTAG
- a CDS encoding adenylate/guanylate cyclase domain-containing protein, whose product MARNRLNLPTVKTGGSNRRGLGIQSKLLIMLLAVSIGSTLVVGYVGYASGRDSLRDAAFDQLTSVREAKTLAVQSLFTNIESGLVLDSSGATGNQAASEFSAAFAELNAQPVNPEQKATVDSYYTDSFIPELEARTGQESAPDVFEPTSPAEVYLQNFYTAPPAGDYEAAALVDDAGDGSSWSAVDAKYNPYFREMATRYQYEDALILDTEGNVVYSVYKGVDLGTNILDGPYKGSTLSSAYTEALNSNTVNYAAITDFDRYQPSLGVPTAWGVSPIGDGGQVNGVLAVQLPISAINDVMTGQEGWAVDGLGDTGESYLVGPDHTMRSVSRLLIDDPETFQELTISGGSSPDLAQRMVDVGGTVELQRVDTVPVDLALSGKTGTVVAQNYLGQETLNAYAPVEINGVQWVIVSSITTAEAFAPVDEFTRNLALAILAIIVIVSLLSLVLAQVFARPVRTLVGAVRQVAGGDLGVEVTSKTRDEFGDLSVAFNDMSRSLQVKQRLIDEQKAETDRLLLSMMPEKVARRYQEGEETIAENHQDVSVIYADVVGFDEFAASLSSEKELSILNDLMRQFDEAATAAGVEKVRTLRAGYLASCGLIVPRVDSARRTVDFALQMTRIVERFNAQYDASISIRAGIDSGTVTSGLVGKASIAYDMWGDAVNVANRVQELAGKPGIFLTQRVRDRLPDTSGLVEVASVDIKGTPQAVWQIS is encoded by the coding sequence ATGGCGCGAAATCGTCTTAACTTACCCACGGTCAAAACCGGCGGATCGAACCGTCGCGGCCTGGGCATCCAGTCGAAGCTGCTGATCATGCTGCTCGCCGTGAGCATCGGGTCGACCCTCGTGGTGGGCTATGTCGGCTACGCCTCGGGGCGCGACAGCCTGCGCGACGCCGCCTTCGACCAGCTCACGAGCGTGCGCGAGGCGAAGACGCTGGCCGTGCAATCGCTGTTCACGAACATCGAGTCGGGGCTCGTACTCGACTCCAGCGGGGCGACCGGCAACCAGGCCGCCAGCGAGTTCTCGGCCGCCTTCGCCGAGCTGAACGCCCAGCCGGTGAACCCGGAGCAGAAGGCGACGGTCGACTCGTACTACACCGACTCCTTCATCCCAGAGCTCGAGGCCCGCACCGGCCAGGAATCGGCGCCCGACGTGTTCGAGCCCACCTCGCCGGCCGAGGTCTATCTGCAGAACTTCTACACGGCTCCACCGGCCGGCGACTACGAGGCGGCCGCCTTGGTCGATGACGCGGGCGACGGCAGCAGCTGGTCGGCGGTCGACGCGAAGTACAATCCCTACTTCCGTGAGATGGCGACCCGGTACCAGTACGAAGACGCGCTGATCCTCGACACCGAGGGCAACGTCGTCTATTCGGTGTACAAGGGGGTGGATCTGGGCACGAACATCCTCGACGGGCCGTACAAGGGGTCGACCCTCTCCAGCGCCTACACCGAGGCTCTGAACTCCAACACCGTGAACTACGCCGCGATCACCGACTTCGACCGATATCAGCCATCGCTCGGTGTGCCCACGGCCTGGGGGGTCTCGCCGATCGGCGACGGTGGCCAGGTCAACGGCGTGCTCGCCGTGCAACTGCCGATCTCGGCCATCAACGACGTGATGACCGGGCAGGAAGGCTGGGCGGTCGACGGTCTCGGCGACACCGGCGAGTCGTATCTCGTCGGACCCGACCACACCATGCGGTCGGTCTCGCGGCTGCTCATCGACGACCCGGAGACGTTCCAGGAGCTCACGATCTCCGGTGGCTCCTCGCCCGACCTGGCCCAGCGGATGGTGGATGTCGGCGGAACGGTCGAGTTGCAGCGGGTCGACACGGTGCCGGTCGACCTCGCCCTGAGCGGCAAGACAGGCACCGTCGTCGCCCAGAACTACCTCGGGCAGGAAACCCTGAACGCGTACGCACCGGTTGAGATCAACGGCGTGCAATGGGTGATCGTCTCGAGCATCACCACGGCCGAGGCCTTCGCTCCGGTCGACGAGTTCACCCGCAACCTGGCGCTCGCGATTCTCGCGATCATCGTGATCGTGTCACTGCTGTCGTTAGTGCTCGCCCAGGTCTTCGCCCGGCCGGTGCGCACCTTGGTGGGGGCGGTGCGGCAGGTGGCCGGCGGCGACCTCGGCGTGGAGGTGACGTCGAAGACCCGCGACGAGTTCGGCGATCTCTCGGTGGCCTTCAACGACATGAGCCGAAGTCTTCAGGTCAAGCAGCGGTTGATCGACGAGCAGAAGGCCGAAACCGATCGCCTGTTGCTCAGCATGATGCCCGAGAAGGTGGCCCGCCGCTACCAGGAGGGCGAGGAGACGATCGCCGAGAACCACCAGGACGTCTCGGTGATCTACGCCGACGTCGTGGGCTTCGACGAATTCGCGGCGTCGCTCAGCTCGGAGAAGGAGCTGAGCATCCTGAACGACCTGATGCGCCAGTTCGACGAGGCGGCGACCGCGGCCGGGGTGGAGAAGGTTCGCACACTGCGGGCCGGCTACCTGGCAAGCTGCGGCTTGATCGTGCCGCGTGTCGACAGCGCCCGCCGCACGGTCGACTTCGCCCTCCAGATGACCCGCATCGTGGAGCGGTTCAACGCGCAGTACGACGCGTCGATCTCGATCCGGGCCGGCATCGACAGCGGCACCGTGACGTCGGGCCTGGTCGGCAAGGCCAGCATCGCCTACGACATGTGGGGCGATGCGGTGAACGTGGCGAACCGGGTGCAGGAGCTGGCCGGCAAGCCCGGCATCTTCCTCACCCAGCGGGTGCGCGACCGGCTGCCCGACACGAGCGGGCTGGTCGAAGTGGCCTCCGTCGACATCAAGGGCACGCCGCAAGCGGTGTGGCAGATCTCCTGA
- a CDS encoding ABC transporter ATP-binding protein → MSAVAAAGGSARAGGGGGGGGRISGGDARAQRAANAAAPKIPHLLRRISTLFVPYRAALITTGILVLITAGLTVIPPLLTQQAFDLGLFPAGGKPNIPVLIELVGLMVLIWIVSAALGVWQTYLTARVGNRVMGDLRIRLFSHLQRMELAFFTRTKTGIIQSRLQNDVGGVASVLTNTVSSVLGNTVTVIAALVAMLVLSWQLTVVAIVLMPLLVFVQRRVGQVRARIAAQTQESLSDMTAITQETLSVSGILLAKSFNRQAAEVARYSDENDNQIGLQVRQQMSGQWFFAIVQIFLSIVPAIVYLVSGYLINGGVDITAGTIVAFTTVQARLMWPLLGLMRVGLDLQTSGALFARIFEYLDLKPAISDKPDAVTLPASTTAGRVEFDHVSFVYPDGEPEHPTLDDVSFAVQPGQFAAFVGPSGAGKTTVSYLVPRLYEATSGAVKVDGVDVRDLQHQSLIDRLGIVSQETYLFHATIAENLRYAKPEASLEELESAARRANIHERIMSFPGGYDTVVGERGYRLSGGEKQRIAIARVLLKDPAVLILDEATSALDSISERVVQDALDQAAHGRTTIAIAHRLSTIVNADVIFVVDAGRIVESGTHSELLALNGAYAGLYAQQLANA, encoded by the coding sequence ATGAGTGCGGTCGCGGCTGCCGGCGGCTCGGCGCGCGCGGGTGGCGGCGGGGGCGGTGGAGGTCGCATCTCCGGCGGCGACGCGCGGGCGCAGCGCGCGGCCAATGCGGCGGCGCCGAAGATCCCACATCTGCTGCGGCGCATCTCGACGCTGTTCGTGCCGTATCGCGCGGCGCTCATCACCACCGGCATCCTGGTGCTCATCACGGCGGGCCTGACCGTGATCCCGCCGCTGCTCACGCAGCAGGCCTTCGACCTCGGGCTCTTCCCGGCCGGCGGCAAGCCGAACATCCCGGTGCTGATCGAACTCGTCGGCCTCATGGTGCTGATCTGGATCGTGTCGGCCGCGCTCGGCGTCTGGCAGACCTACCTCACCGCTCGGGTGGGCAACCGCGTGATGGGCGATCTGCGCATCCGGTTGTTCAGCCATCTGCAGCGGATGGAACTGGCCTTCTTCACGCGCACCAAGACGGGCATCATCCAGTCCCGCCTGCAGAACGACGTGGGCGGTGTGGCGAGCGTGCTCACCAACACCGTCTCGAGTGTGCTCGGCAACACGGTCACCGTGATCGCGGCGCTCGTGGCCATGCTGGTGCTGAGCTGGCAGCTGACCGTGGTGGCCATCGTGTTGATGCCGCTGCTCGTCTTCGTGCAGCGCCGCGTGGGCCAGGTGCGCGCGCGCATCGCGGCGCAGACGCAGGAGTCGCTCTCCGACATGACGGCCATCACCCAGGAGACCCTGAGCGTCTCGGGCATCCTGCTGGCCAAGAGCTTCAACCGGCAGGCCGCCGAGGTGGCCCGCTACTCCGACGAGAACGACAACCAGATCGGCCTGCAGGTGCGCCAGCAGATGAGCGGTCAGTGGTTCTTCGCGATCGTGCAGATCTTCCTCTCCATCGTGCCGGCCATCGTCTACCTGGTGTCGGGCTACCTCATCAACGGCGGAGTCGACATCACCGCGGGAACGATCGTGGCCTTCACCACCGTGCAGGCCCGACTGATGTGGCCGCTGCTCGGACTCATGCGCGTGGGTCTCGACCTGCAGACGAGCGGTGCCCTCTTCGCACGCATCTTCGAGTACCTCGATCTGAAGCCGGCAATCTCCGACAAGCCGGATGCGGTGACGCTGCCGGCGTCGACGACCGCGGGCCGGGTGGAGTTCGACCACGTGAGCTTCGTCTACCCCGACGGCGAGCCCGAGCATCCGACCCTCGACGACGTGTCATTCGCGGTACAGCCGGGGCAGTTCGCCGCGTTCGTCGGCCCTTCGGGCGCCGGCAAGACCACGGTGTCCTACCTCGTGCCCCGCCTCTACGAGGCGACGTCGGGTGCCGTGAAGGTCGACGGCGTCGACGTGCGCGACCTGCAGCACCAGTCGCTGATCGACCGGCTGGGCATCGTGAGCCAGGAGACCTACCTCTTCCACGCCACCATCGCCGAGAACCTGCGGTATGCCAAGCCCGAGGCCTCGCTCGAAGAACTCGAGAGCGCGGCGCGGCGGGCGAACATCCACGAGCGCATCATGAGCTTTCCGGGCGGCTACGACACGGTGGTGGGGGAGCGGGGTTACCGCCTCTCCGGCGGCGAGAAGCAGCGCATTGCCATTGCGCGGGTGCTGCTGAAAGACCCGGCGGTGCTGATCCTCGACGAGGCGACCAGCGCCCTCGACTCGATCTCCGAACGCGTGGTGCAGGATGCGCTCGACCAGGCTGCGCACGGGCGCACCACCATCGCCATCGCCCACCGCCTTTCCACCATCGTGAACGCCGACGTGATCTTCGTGGTCGACGCCGGGCGCATCGTGGAATCGGGCACCCATTCCGAGCTGCTGGCCCTGAACGGCGCCTACGCCGGCCTCTACGCGCAGCAGCTCGCGAACGCATAG
- a CDS encoding SRPBCC domain-containing protein → MTENTIARASTVVDATPDEVWRALTDPAIVKEYFFGTTVTTDWQVGSPITYSGEWEGTSYEDKGEVLEVDEPRRLVTSFFSPMSGKADAPENYQRVTYLVEETDGGTRVSVEQDNNADDEAAAHSSGNWQMILDGLAGVVSRA, encoded by the coding sequence ATGACCGAGAACACCATCGCCCGCGCGAGCACGGTGGTCGACGCCACCCCTGACGAGGTCTGGCGGGCGCTCACCGATCCGGCCATCGTGAAGGAGTACTTCTTCGGCACCACCGTCACCACCGACTGGCAGGTCGGCAGCCCCATCACCTACTCGGGCGAGTGGGAAGGCACGAGCTACGAGGACAAGGGCGAGGTGCTCGAGGTCGACGAGCCGCGCCGATTGGTCACGAGCTTCTTCAGCCCGATGAGTGGCAAAGCGGATGCGCCCGAGAACTACCAGAGAGTCACCTACCTGGTCGAGGAGACGGATGGCGGCACCCGCGTCTCGGTGGAGCAGGACAACAACGCCGACGACGAGGCCGCGGCGCACTCCTCAGGAAATTGGCAGATGATCCTCGACGGCCTGGCGGGCGTGGTCTCCCGCGCGTAG
- a CDS encoding carbohydrate ABC transporter permease: MSAVQPIDLPVDPETRSQLRGGEREIEREETAVKRTKRRLTSRGATIAALIIAILWTIPTFGLFISSFRDRNDIQTTGWWTIFSNWGFTLDNYADVLQAGNSQVTIASSFINSIAITIPATLIPLVIASLAAYAFAWIDFKGKDWLFIGVFALQIVPIQMALVPLLSLFSRGVSVGDDWIFSGVPSGGTFSQVWIAHTIFALPLAIFLLHNFVSEIPREVIEAARVDGAGHGQIFFRIILPLTMPALASFAIFQFLWVWNDLLVALIFADGSVAPITKLLAEITGSRGQDWYLLTAGAFLAIVVPLIVFFALQRFFVRGLLAGSTKG; the protein is encoded by the coding sequence ATGAGCGCCGTCCAGCCGATCGACCTGCCGGTCGATCCCGAGACCCGGAGCCAGCTCCGCGGTGGAGAACGCGAGATCGAACGCGAGGAGACCGCCGTCAAGCGCACCAAGCGACGGTTGACGAGCCGTGGCGCCACCATCGCCGCGCTGATCATCGCCATCCTGTGGACGATCCCGACCTTCGGTCTGTTCATCTCGTCGTTCCGCGACCGGAACGACATCCAGACCACCGGTTGGTGGACGATCTTCAGCAACTGGGGCTTCACGCTCGACAACTACGCCGACGTGCTGCAGGCCGGCAACTCGCAGGTCACGATCGCGTCGTCGTTCATCAACTCGATCGCGATCACCATCCCGGCCACGCTCATCCCGCTGGTCATCGCCTCGCTCGCGGCCTACGCCTTCGCGTGGATCGACTTCAAGGGCAAGGACTGGCTGTTCATCGGGGTGTTCGCGCTCCAGATCGTGCCGATCCAGATGGCGTTGGTTCCGCTGCTGTCGCTGTTCTCCCGCGGCGTCTCGGTCGGTGACGACTGGATCTTCTCGGGCGTTCCCTCGGGCGGCACCTTCTCGCAGGTCTGGATCGCGCACACGATCTTCGCCCTGCCGTTGGCGATCTTCCTGCTGCACAACTTCGTGTCGGAGATCCCTCGTGAAGTGATCGAGGCGGCCCGGGTCGACGGCGCCGGGCACGGGCAGATCTTCTTCCGCATCATCCTGCCGCTCACGATGCCGGCGCTGGCGTCGTTCGCGATCTTCCAGTTCCTCTGGGTCTGGAACGACCTGCTGGTGGCGCTGATCTTCGCCGACGGCTCGGTGGCGCCGATCACCAAGCTGCTGGCCGAGATCACAGGAAGCCGCGGTCAGGACTGGTACCTGCTCACCGCCGGCGCGTTCCTGGCCATCGTGGTTCCGCTGATCGTGTTCTTCGCTCTGCAGCGCTTCTTCGTGCGGGGCCTGCTGGCTGGTTCCACGAAGGGCTGA
- a CDS encoding carbohydrate ABC transporter permease — MSDFLTWVGGLPALAQIPIVVIAFGIVVALILFFVEIAPRSGRKYTIIRLAVCIIAPFLAFVLIGSVWWAALIAAAFGLLFFWLDRRSSQGAGYLFQLFGFLAPAIILLLVGLIYPTVKTFIDSFFSSRGNFVGLDNFAWVLTSPANLRVILNTIIWVLVVPTLSTVFGLAYAVFIDKSRGEKFFKILVFMPMAISFVGASIIWRFVYTYRPEDQNQIGLLNQVVVWLGGQPVQWLQESPWNTFFLIVVLIWIQTGFAMVVLSAAIKGVPTEQLEAAELDGTNAWQRFTNVTVPGIRSSLIVVITTISIASLKVFDIVRTMTAGANDTSVLANEMYTQFKNFEYGRSAAFAVILFVLVMPIVIYNARQIKKQREIR; from the coding sequence ATGTCGGATTTCCTTACCTGGGTCGGTGGCCTGCCGGCACTGGCCCAGATCCCCATCGTGGTCATCGCGTTCGGCATCGTCGTCGCGCTGATCCTCTTCTTCGTGGAGATCGCTCCTCGCTCCGGGCGTAAATACACGATCATCCGCCTCGCCGTCTGCATCATCGCCCCGTTCCTGGCGTTCGTGCTGATCGGATCGGTCTGGTGGGCGGCTCTCATCGCCGCGGCCTTCGGCCTGCTGTTCTTCTGGCTCGACCGTCGGTCGAGCCAAGGCGCCGGCTACCTGTTCCAGCTCTTCGGATTCCTCGCCCCCGCGATCATCCTTCTGCTGGTCGGACTCATCTACCCCACGGTGAAGACCTTCATCGACTCCTTCTTCTCCAGCCGCGGCAACTTCGTGGGCCTCGACAACTTCGCCTGGGTGCTCACCAGCCCGGCCAACCTGAGGGTGATCCTCAACACGATCATCTGGGTGCTCGTGGTGCCGACGCTGTCGACCGTCTTCGGTCTCGCCTACGCGGTGTTCATCGACAAGAGCCGGGGCGAGAAGTTCTTCAAGATCCTAGTGTTCATGCCGATGGCGATCTCGTTCGTCGGCGCGTCGATCATCTGGCGCTTCGTCTACACCTACCGGCCCGAAGACCAGAACCAGATCGGTCTCCTCAACCAGGTGGTGGTGTGGCTCGGCGGTCAGCCCGTGCAGTGGTTGCAGGAATCGCCCTGGAACACCTTCTTCTTGATCGTGGTGCTCATCTGGATTCAGACCGGATTCGCCATGGTCGTGCTCTCAGCGGCCATCAAGGGCGTGCCGACCGAGCAACTGGAAGCAGCTGAGCTCGACGGCACGAACGCCTGGCAGCGGTTCACCAACGTGACGGTGCCCGGCATCCGATCGTCGCTGATCGTCGTGATCACCACCATCTCGATCGCGTCGCTGAAGGTGTTCGACATCGTGCGCACGATGACCGCGGGCGCGAACGACACCAGCGTTCTCGCGAACGAGATGTACACGCAGTTCAAGAACTTCGAATACGGGCGGTCGGCGGCCTTCGCCGTCATCCTGTTCGTGCTCGTGATGCCGATCGTCATCTACAACGCACGGCAGATCAAGAAGCAGAGGGAGATCCGATGA
- a CDS encoding ABC transporter substrate-binding protein: MRATLHRRVTAPIAIAAGLGLALVGCSGGAGGGSANEAGEADGVVTVYGTIADTEAELLEQSWADWEKENNIDIQYESSKEFESQIGIRAQGGNPPDLAIFPQPGLLADLASRGFLKEAPEGVEKNADEFWSTDWKAYGTVDDTFYGAPLMASVKGFVWYSPKQFADNGWEVPKTYQEMLDLTAKMQTTLGKQPWCAGFGSGDATGWPGTDWVEDLVLRQSGPDVYDEWVKNDVKFTDPQISDAFDAVGDILLDPNYVNAGYGDVKSINSTEFGDVATGMAQGTCSLTHQASFFDGFLTDAGATVGPDQQIWAFVTPPIEEGETAVTGGGEIVGAFSNDADTVKVQEYLSSPEWANSRVSLGGVISANKGLDPANAQSPILQQAIEILQDPNTTFRFDASDLMPGAVGAGTFWKGMVNWIDGTPQDEVLSSIEAGWPTE, encoded by the coding sequence ATGCGGGCTACCTTGCACCGCCGGGTCACAGCACCCATCGCAATCGCGGCGGGCCTCGGCCTCGCGCTCGTCGGCTGTTCCGGCGGAGCCGGAGGGGGCAGCGCAAACGAAGCGGGCGAAGCCGACGGCGTCGTCACTGTCTACGGCACGATCGCCGACACCGAGGCAGAACTTCTCGAACAGTCCTGGGCGGACTGGGAGAAAGAGAACAACATCGACATCCAGTACGAATCGTCGAAAGAGTTCGAGTCGCAGATCGGTATCCGCGCCCAGGGTGGCAACCCGCCCGACCTCGCAATCTTCCCGCAGCCGGGTCTGCTCGCCGACCTCGCGTCGCGTGGCTTCCTCAAAGAGGCCCCTGAGGGCGTCGAGAAGAACGCCGACGAGTTCTGGTCGACCGACTGGAAGGCCTACGGCACCGTCGACGACACCTTCTACGGCGCTCCGCTGATGGCGAGCGTCAAGGGCTTCGTGTGGTACTCCCCGAAGCAGTTCGCCGACAACGGCTGGGAAGTTCCGAAGACCTACCAGGAGATGCTCGACCTGACCGCGAAGATGCAGACCACCCTGGGCAAGCAGCCCTGGTGCGCCGGCTTCGGCTCGGGCGACGCCACCGGATGGCCGGGCACCGACTGGGTCGAAGACCTGGTGCTGCGCCAGTCGGGTCCTGACGTCTACGACGAGTGGGTGAAGAACGACGTCAAGTTCACCGACCCGCAGATCTCCGACGCCTTCGACGCGGTGGGCGACATCCTGCTCGACCCGAACTACGTCAACGCGGGCTACGGCGACGTCAAGTCGATCAACAGCACCGAGTTCGGCGACGTGGCGACGGGCATGGCGCAGGGCACCTGCTCGCTCACCCACCAGGCCTCGTTCTTTGACGGCTTCCTCACCGACGCCGGCGCGACCGTGGGTCCGGACCAGCAGATCTGGGCCTTCGTGACCCCGCCGATCGAAGAGGGCGAGACCGCCGTCACCGGTGGTGGCGAGATCGTCGGAGCCTTCTCCAACGACGCCGACACCGTGAAGGTGCAGGAGTACCTCTCCAGCCCCGAATGGGCGAACAGCCGAGTCTCGCTCGGTGGTGTCATCTCCGCGAACAAGGGTCTTGACCCGGCCAACGCGCAGAGCCCGATCCTGCAGCAGGCCATCGAGATCCTGCAGGACCCGAACACCACGTTCCGCTTCGACGCCTCCGACCTGATGCCCGGTGCCGTTGGCGCCGGAACCTTCTGGAAGGGAATGGTCAACTGGATCGACGGCACCCCGCAAGATGAGGTGCTGAGCTCCATCGAGGCCGGCTGGCCGACCGAATAG
- a CDS encoding LacI family DNA-binding transcriptional regulator, translating to MSGIDDVASLAGVSKATVSRALSGRGYVSSDTRSRVAQAAATLGYVVSSSASSLVTGRTNNVGVIIPVINQWFFGSIIEGVERALLDRGYDLMLYNLTKSHAERTRVFEYFLVRKRVDAVIAVTLEITPEETERLLALGKPIAGIGGPLEGIPTLSIDDVAAARLATEHLLLLGHRDIMHIGGDVDEQMDFHVHSKRLKGYMEALTEAGIPYDQDSYVATRFDIPSAYRVGKQILGDPRRRPTAIFAAADEVAIGVILAARELGISVPDDLSVIGIDNHPLAEMFGLTSIEQRPDLQGEQVVDWVIRQLEEPGWTPPKRHTVLPATLIMRSSTARPRPRIG from the coding sequence GTGTCGGGGATCGATGACGTGGCGAGCCTGGCCGGTGTGTCCAAGGCCACCGTCTCCCGCGCCCTGAGTGGTCGCGGCTACGTGTCGAGCGACACCCGGTCCCGCGTGGCGCAGGCCGCAGCCACCCTCGGCTATGTGGTGTCCTCCAGCGCGTCGAGCCTCGTGACCGGTCGCACCAACAACGTCGGTGTCATCATCCCGGTGATCAATCAGTGGTTCTTCGGCAGCATCATCGAGGGCGTCGAACGCGCGCTGCTCGACCGCGGCTACGACCTCATGCTCTACAACCTCACCAAATCGCACGCCGAACGCACACGCGTCTTCGAGTACTTCCTGGTGCGCAAGCGCGTCGACGCGGTTATCGCGGTCACCCTCGAGATCACGCCCGAGGAGACCGAGCGACTGCTCGCCCTCGGCAAGCCGATCGCCGGCATCGGAGGGCCGCTCGAAGGCATCCCGACGCTCAGCATCGACGACGTGGCGGCCGCACGACTCGCCACCGAGCACCTTCTGCTGCTCGGGCACCGCGACATCATGCACATCGGCGGCGACGTCGACGAGCAGATGGACTTCCACGTGCACTCCAAGCGCCTGAAGGGGTACATGGAGGCGCTCACCGAGGCCGGCATCCCTTACGACCAGGATTCCTACGTCGCCACCCGCTTCGACATCCCGAGCGCCTATCGCGTGGGAAAGCAGATCTTGGGCGACCCCCGTCGACGCCCCACGGCGATCTTCGCCGCGGCCGACGAGGTGGCGATCGGGGTCATCCTCGCGGCGCGCGAGCTCGGCATCTCCGTGCCCGACGATCTCTCGGTGATCGGCATCGACAACCACCCCCTGGCCGAGATGTTCGGGCTCACCTCGATCGAGCAGCGGCCCGATCTGCAGGGCGAACAGGTGGTCGACTGGGTGATCCGCCAGCTCGAGGAGCCCGGCTGGACGCCCCCGAAGCGTCACACGGTGCTGCCGGCCACCCTCATCATGCGCTCGTCGACGGCGCGTCCCCGCCCGCGAATCGGCTGA
- a CDS encoding DUF952 domain-containing protein translates to MALIAHVAIVDDWESARNLGEYEVSTRGVSLDEAGFVHAVALDGVRGVLDEFYADIRFSLLLVVLDTDALAAAGLQVTEETPGFPHIHGPIPTDGPAVVAELPIDRAAGDFVVPDLSRFAGGDAPSTSA, encoded by the coding sequence ATGGCCCTGATCGCACACGTCGCCATCGTCGACGACTGGGAATCGGCACGCAACCTGGGGGAGTACGAGGTCTCCACGCGCGGTGTGAGCCTCGACGAGGCGGGGTTCGTGCACGCGGTCGCCCTCGACGGCGTGCGCGGGGTGCTCGATGAGTTCTACGCCGACATCCGCTTCTCGCTGCTGCTCGTCGTGCTCGACACGGATGCGCTGGCCGCCGCCGGTCTGCAGGTCACCGAGGAGACCCCCGGCTTTCCGCACATCCACGGGCCCATTCCCACCGACGGCCCCGCTGTCGTGGCCGAACTGCCGATCGACCGCGCCGCCGGCGACTTCGTGGTGCCCGACCTCAGCCGATTCGCGGGCGGGGACGCGCCGTCGACGAGCGCATGA